Proteins co-encoded in one Streptococcus parauberis NCFD 2020 genomic window:
- a CDS encoding bifunctional folylpolyglutamate synthase/dihydrofolate synthase, with protein sequence MDYNDVLNWIHGQLTFGIKPGIDRMKWVLEKLDNPEKNIFGIHVVGTNGKGSTVNNLQHILTKSGYHVGTFTSPYIIDFKERISLDGKMISEEDLLACAKQIKPLTDRINQETDFGQVTEFELITLIMFLYFGRIHPVDIAIIEAGLGGTYDSTNVFDAFAVICPSIGLDHINILGDTYGEIAAHKAGVIKGGERVIFAIANQEARQVFLNQIANNHATAYEYGHQFNLSPMADALEFESQLGKIPQLELAMPGQHQISNAALCIMAAQLLQEKMPRITDETIRQGLKEAFWLGRTELLADNLMIDGAHNLESVLALVDVLKEKYSDKKIHLLFGAIDTKPIDKMLAILNQVGDLTVTTFHYPNAYPLEKYPDNYQKVSDFKEWLEKIDLRSKEDFYLITGSLYFISEVRRYWKLKN encoded by the coding sequence ATGGATTATAATGACGTTCTAAATTGGATTCATGGTCAATTAACTTTTGGAATTAAGCCAGGAATTGATCGAATGAAATGGGTACTTGAAAAATTAGATAACCCAGAAAAAAATATATTTGGCATACATGTTGTAGGAACAAATGGAAAGGGCTCGACAGTTAATAATTTACAGCATATATTAACAAAATCAGGTTATCATGTTGGAACTTTCACCTCCCCGTATATCATTGACTTTAAGGAACGTATTTCCTTAGATGGGAAAATGATATCAGAAGAAGATTTACTTGCCTGTGCGAAGCAAATTAAACCATTAACAGATCGAATTAATCAGGAGACAGATTTCGGACAAGTCACTGAATTTGAACTGATAACGCTAATTATGTTTCTCTATTTTGGTCGAATTCATCCTGTTGATATAGCAATCATCGAAGCAGGGCTGGGTGGAACCTATGATTCAACCAATGTATTTGATGCCTTTGCTGTGATATGTCCTTCGATCGGTTTGGATCATATCAATATTTTAGGAGACACCTACGGGGAGATTGCTGCGCATAAAGCAGGCGTAATCAAAGGTGGAGAACGAGTTATTTTTGCCATTGCTAATCAAGAAGCACGACAAGTCTTTTTAAATCAGATTGCTAATAATCATGCGACTGCATACGAGTATGGCCATCAATTTAATTTAAGCCCCATGGCTGACGCTTTAGAGTTTGAATCACAGCTTGGCAAGATTCCTCAGTTAGAATTGGCCATGCCTGGCCAGCACCAAATCTCAAATGCTGCTCTTTGCATAATGGCAGCGCAGCTATTGCAAGAAAAAATGCCAAGAATTACAGATGAAACCATCCGGCAAGGGCTGAAAGAGGCTTTTTGGTTGGGAAGGACAGAACTTTTAGCTGATAATTTGATGATAGATGGTGCCCATAATCTTGAAAGTGTTCTAGCTTTGGTCGATGTTTTGAAGGAAAAATATAGCGACAAAAAGATTCACCTCCTATTTGGGGCTATTGATACCAAACCAATTGATAAAATGTTAGCTATTTTGAATCAGGTTGGTGACTTGACGGTGACGACTTTTCATTACCCTAATGCTTATCCACTTGAAAAGTACCCAGATAACTATCAGAAGGTTTCTGATTTTAAAGAATGGTTAGAGAAAATTGATTTGAGGAGTAAAGAGGATTTTTACCTTATTACTGGTTCACTTTACTTTATCTCAGAAGTTAGACGTTATTGGAAATTAAAAAATTAA